From Deltaproteobacteria bacterium, a single genomic window includes:
- a CDS encoding DUF2182 domain-containing protein produces the protein MAGTAPDLGAQRALRWALFYAGIAGAWLALAALHLDFTRLRIGSSLAGDAFWRALCASAPSFPAMLAMWSLMSVGMMAPAAVPLLRTYDDLVHARAANARGFWALLAGFLAVWLAFSLAAAGAQLALQRAGLVAPDGSSSSRALTSALLALAGAYQFTPLKHACLRACRAPITRFLGDWRGTLAYAFRKGAVEGALCLGCCWALMALGFALGVMNLAFMGLAMLVMIAEKTGALGARGTRVLGAALCAASLAVWL, from the coding sequence ATCGCGGGGACTGCGCCTGACCTTGGCGCGCAGCGCGCGCTTCGTTGGGCGCTCTTCTACGCGGGGATCGCAGGCGCGTGGCTTGCGCTCGCCGCGCTGCACCTCGACTTCACGCGCCTGCGCATCGGCAGCAGCCTCGCGGGCGACGCGTTCTGGCGCGCGCTGTGCGCGAGCGCGCCGAGCTTCCCGGCGATGCTCGCGATGTGGTCGCTGATGAGCGTCGGGATGATGGCCCCCGCCGCGGTGCCGCTGCTGCGCACGTACGACGATCTCGTGCACGCGCGCGCCGCAAACGCGCGCGGCTTCTGGGCGCTGCTCGCGGGCTTCCTCGCGGTGTGGCTCGCGTTCTCGCTCGCCGCGGCGGGCGCACAACTCGCGCTCCAGCGCGCCGGCCTCGTCGCGCCCGACGGCAGCAGCAGCTCGCGCGCGCTCACGTCGGCGCTGCTCGCGCTCGCGGGCGCGTACCAATTCACGCCGCTGAAGCACGCCTGCCTGCGCGCCTGCCGCGCGCCGATCACGCGCTTCCTCGGCGACTGGCGCGGCACCCTCGCGTACGCGTTTCGCAAGGGCGCGGTCGAAGGCGCGCTGTGCCTCGGCTGCTGCTGGGCGCTGATGGCGCTCGGCTTCGCGCTCGGCGTGATGAACCTCGCGTTCATGGGCCTCGCGATGCTCGTGATGATCGCGGAGAAAACCGGCGCGCTCGGCGCGCGCGGGACTCGCGTGCTCGGCGCCGCGCTGTGCGCCGCGTCCCTAGCAGTTTGGCTCTGA
- the ilvN gene encoding acetolactate synthase small subunit: MSADPILSSIEAQDGRVARASRRDLHTISLYVNNKPGVLVRVALVFARRGFNIESLVVSPAVHGDFSRMTITCSGDPETLEQIIKQLAKLVDVVHAIDHTGDSSYETEIALVKVRSAPNERTEVLQIAEHYGAKVVDFGADSLMLRVYGSSEKLDAFLALLKPLGLAELVRSGKILMARGLQET, encoded by the coding sequence ATGAGCGCTGATCCGATCCTTTCCAGCATCGAGGCCCAAGACGGCCGCGTCGCGCGCGCGAGCCGGCGCGATCTCCACACGATCTCGCTGTACGTCAACAACAAGCCCGGCGTGCTGGTGCGCGTCGCGCTCGTGTTCGCGCGCCGCGGCTTCAACATCGAGAGCCTCGTGGTCTCGCCCGCGGTGCACGGCGACTTCTCGCGCATGACGATCACGTGCTCGGGCGATCCCGAGACGCTCGAGCAGATCATCAAGCAGCTCGCGAAGCTGGTGGACGTGGTGCACGCGATCGACCACACGGGCGACTCGTCCTACGAGACCGAGATCGCGCTCGTGAAGGTGCGCAGCGCGCCGAACGAGCGGACCGAGGTGCTGCAGATCGCCGAGCACTACGGCGCGAAGGTGGTCGACTTCGGCGCCGACTCGTTGATGCTGCGCGTCTACGGCTCGAGCGAGAAGCTCGACGCGTTCCTCGCCCTGCTCAAACCGCTCGGCCTCGCCGAGCTCGTGCGCAGCGGCAAGATCCTGATGGCGCGCGGGCTGCAAGAGACTTGA
- the ilvB gene encoding biosynthetic-type acetolactate synthase large subunit, whose amino-acid sequence MPNPTQRPLTGAEVLIRCLEREGVEYIFGLSGGAAMPIFDALVDSKINLILVRHEQGATHMADGYARATGKPGVVLVTSGPGATNTVTGLLTAQMDSAPIIVISGQTIRANLGKDAFQEADVTGITYPVVKHSYMAREANDIPRIIREAFHLATTGRPGPVLIDVPKDVSQGPGEDRVVTEVDLPGYRVPQRGSSADIERAAQLLMRSRRPVLYVGHGAVISGAGKEVMALAEKLRAPLVNTLLGKGAADETHPLHLGMLGMHGTAYANKAVTHCDLILAIGARWDDRITGKVDEFCVGATKIHIDVDPSEFNKVLRPDVCILGDAKAVLEDLIPRVGPLDTSAWLAECEGWRRKYPLKYAKKGGLRAQHVLDRLDALTEGRAIVTTDVGQHQMWAAQFCRTREGRRWISSGGAGTMGFGFPSAIGAQFGRPGEEVWTVVGDGGFQMTLCELATAAIHKLPVKVLIINNNYLGMVRQWQELFFENRYSGVDLEGNPDFVKLAEAYGVKGLRITRPGDVDRKIKQARTHKGPVVLVAEVVKEDNVFPMIPAGAPIANMIIEAPKTRMEKPVGST is encoded by the coding sequence ATGCCGAATCCGACCCAGCGACCCCTCACCGGCGCCGAAGTGCTGATCCGCTGCCTCGAGCGCGAGGGGGTCGAGTACATCTTCGGGCTCTCCGGCGGAGCCGCGATGCCGATCTTCGACGCGCTCGTCGACTCGAAGATCAACCTCATTCTCGTCCGGCACGAGCAAGGCGCCACCCACATGGCCGACGGCTACGCGCGCGCGACCGGCAAGCCGGGCGTCGTGCTCGTGACCTCGGGCCCCGGCGCGACGAACACGGTGACGGGCCTGCTCACGGCGCAGATGGATTCGGCGCCGATCATCGTGATCTCGGGCCAGACGATTCGCGCGAACCTCGGCAAGGACGCGTTCCAGGAAGCCGACGTCACGGGCATCACCTACCCTGTCGTGAAGCACAGCTACATGGCGCGCGAGGCGAACGACATCCCGCGCATCATTCGCGAGGCGTTCCATCTCGCGACCACGGGCCGGCCCGGTCCCGTGCTGATCGACGTGCCCAAGGACGTGAGCCAGGGCCCGGGCGAGGATCGAGTTGTTACGGAGGTCGACCTGCCCGGCTACCGCGTGCCGCAGCGCGGAAGCAGCGCAGACATCGAGCGCGCCGCGCAGCTGCTGATGCGCTCGCGCCGCCCCGTGCTCTACGTCGGGCACGGCGCCGTGATCAGCGGCGCGGGCAAAGAGGTGATGGCGCTCGCCGAGAAGCTGCGCGCGCCGCTCGTGAACACGCTGCTCGGCAAGGGCGCCGCCGACGAAACGCACCCGCTGCATCTCGGCATGCTCGGCATGCACGGCACCGCCTACGCGAACAAGGCCGTCACGCACTGCGACCTGATCCTCGCGATCGGCGCGCGCTGGGACGACCGCATCACCGGCAAGGTCGACGAGTTCTGCGTCGGCGCGACGAAGATCCACATCGACGTCGATCCGTCCGAGTTCAACAAGGTGTTACGGCCGGACGTGTGCATCCTCGGCGACGCGAAGGCCGTGCTCGAAGACCTGATCCCGCGCGTGGGCCCGCTCGACACGAGCGCGTGGCTCGCCGAGTGCGAGGGCTGGCGCAGGAAGTACCCGCTCAAGTACGCGAAGAAAGGCGGCCTGCGCGCGCAGCACGTGCTCGATCGCCTCGACGCGCTCACCGAGGGCCGCGCGATCGTCACGACCGACGTGGGCCAACACCAGATGTGGGCCGCGCAGTTCTGCCGGACGCGCGAGGGCCGGCGCTGGATCTCGAGCGGCGGCGCCGGCACGATGGGCTTCGGCTTCCCCTCGGCCATCGGCGCACAGTTCGGCCGGCCCGGCGAAGAGGTCTGGACCGTCGTGGGCGACGGCGGCTTCCAGATGACCCTCTGCGAGCTCGCCACTGCGGCGATCCACAAGCTGCCGGTGAAGGTGCTGATCATCAATAACAACTACCTCGGCATGGTCCGCCAGTGGCAGGAGCTGTTCTTCGAGAACCGCTACAGCGGCGTCGATCTCGAGGGCAACCCCGACTTCGTGAAGCTGGCCGAGGCGTACGGCGTGAAGGGGTTGCGCATCACGCGGCCGGGCGACGTCGACCGCAAGATCAAGCAGGCGCGCACACACAAGGGGCCGGTGGTGCTCGTGGCGGAGGTGGTCAAGGAGGACAACGTGTTCCCCATGATTCCCGCCGGTGCGCCGATCGCGAACATGATCATCGAGGCGCCGAAGACGCGAATGGAGAAGCCGGTCGGGAGCACCTGA
- the argE gene encoding acetylornithine deacetylase, translating into MSQIEAVLGELVAHDSVSVRGNIALMEAMASRCADSGARVALQRWGDGALAKANLVAVLGPDEPGGLILSGHADVVPFADQPGWTRDPLRLSNNGDRLVARGSTDMKGFLAQCLEALKHLDPSKLERPVVLLFTADEEIGCLGAQRLVPELPQLLGATPLPRLAWIGEPTSGRVFHAHKGIVEFHVRVSGRGGHSSVPEAGANAIAGAAEVARRLGQLQAERRARPSARFAALFPEAPYTTFNLGTIQGGSATNMIADACSLAVSYRPLPDEDALALWREARERLLGTPLRDPGSELALEVEVLPALAAPGLLTARGTALEHALCAAFAQGEVGGAPYCTDAGRFAVAGIDSLICGPGDLAEAHQPNESISRQALAEGVEPIVAIVSKLCGRGGDAPRA; encoded by the coding sequence ATGTCCCAGATCGAGGCCGTTCTCGGCGAGCTCGTTGCTCACGACTCTGTGAGCGTCCGGGGCAACATCGCCCTGATGGAGGCAATGGCGTCGCGGTGTGCGGACTCGGGCGCGCGCGTCGCCCTGCAGAGATGGGGCGACGGGGCCCTGGCCAAGGCGAACCTCGTGGCGGTGCTGGGCCCGGACGAACCGGGCGGGCTGATCCTCTCCGGCCACGCCGACGTGGTGCCCTTCGCGGATCAACCCGGCTGGACTCGCGATCCGCTGCGGCTCAGCAATAACGGCGACCGCTTGGTCGCGCGCGGTAGCACGGACATGAAGGGCTTCCTGGCGCAGTGCCTCGAGGCACTGAAGCACCTCGACCCCTCGAAGCTCGAGCGCCCGGTCGTGTTGTTGTTCACTGCGGACGAGGAGATCGGTTGCCTCGGCGCGCAGCGCCTCGTGCCCGAGCTGCCGCAGTTGTTAGGCGCGACGCCGCTGCCGCGACTCGCGTGGATCGGGGAGCCGACCTCGGGGCGCGTGTTCCACGCGCACAAGGGCATCGTCGAGTTTCACGTGCGAGTGAGCGGTCGCGGCGGTCACTCGAGCGTGCCCGAAGCGGGCGCGAACGCGATCGCGGGAGCCGCGGAGGTGGCGCGCAGGCTCGGGCAGCTGCAGGCGGAGCGGCGTGCGAGGCCGAGCGCGCGCTTCGCCGCGCTCTTCCCCGAGGCGCCCTACACCACGTTCAACCTCGGCACGATCCAAGGCGGCAGCGCCACGAACATGATCGCCGACGCGTGCTCGCTCGCGGTGAGCTACCGCCCGCTGCCTGACGAGGACGCGCTCGCGCTGTGGCGCGAGGCGCGCGAGCGGTTGTTAGGCACGCCGCTGCGCGACCCGGGCAGCGAGCTCGCACTCGAAGTGGAGGTGCTGCCGGCGCTCGCGGCTCCCGGGCTGCTCACCGCGCGCGGCACCGCGCTCGAGCACGCGCTCTGCGCCGCCTTCGCGCAGGGCGAAGTCGGCGGCGCGCCCTACTGCACCGACGCGGGGCGCTTCGCTGTGGCCGGCATCGACTCGCTGATCTGCGGCCCCGGCGACCTCGCCGAGGCGCATCAGCCGAACGAGAGCATCTCGCGCCAGGCGCTCGCCGAGGGCGTCGAGCCGATCGTGGCGATCGTGTCGAAGCTGTGCGGCCGCGGGGGCGACGCGCCGCGCGCGTGA
- a CDS encoding DUF1326 domain-containing protein, which produces MPSWSIRGELILNCNCTVFCPCVISLGKHPPTEGICQAWAGVRIDDGHYGAERLAGLNVALLLEIPGQMARGNWKAAAYIDERASDAAHQGLVEIFSGRAGGSTGLFSVLVSEFLGAEKAPVVYETEGKTRRLTVGKRIQGAVEPVPGARPGEDIVVTNSNYWMGPDVTVATATKGRVRAYGRVWDFDGRSAEICQINWSWGTR; this is translated from the coding sequence ATGCCTTCGTGGTCAATTCGCGGCGAGCTGATCCTGAACTGCAACTGCACCGTGTTCTGCCCGTGCGTGATCTCGCTCGGCAAGCACCCGCCGACCGAGGGCATCTGCCAAGCCTGGGCCGGCGTGCGCATCGACGACGGCCACTACGGCGCCGAGCGCCTCGCGGGCCTGAACGTCGCGCTGCTGCTCGAAATCCCGGGCCAGATGGCGCGCGGCAACTGGAAAGCCGCGGCCTACATCGACGAACGCGCGAGCGATGCCGCGCACCAAGGCCTGGTCGAGATCTTCTCCGGCCGCGCCGGCGGCAGCACCGGCCTCTTCTCCGTGCTCGTGAGCGAGTTCTTGGGCGCGGAGAAGGCGCCCGTCGTCTACGAGACCGAGGGCAAGACGCGCCGCCTCACCGTGGGCAAGAGAATCCAAGGCGCCGTCGAGCCCGTCCCCGGCGCGCGCCCCGGCGAAGACATCGTCGTGACGAACAGCAACTACTGGATGGGCCCCGACGTCACGGTCGCCACCGCGACGAAGGGCCGCGTGCGCGCGTACGGCCGCGTGTGGGACTTCGACGGCAGGAGCGCGGAGATCTGTCAGATCAACTGGAGCTGGGGGACGCGGTGA